A region from the Aegilops tauschii subsp. strangulata cultivar AL8/78 chromosome 5, Aet v6.0, whole genome shotgun sequence genome encodes:
- the LOC109771745 gene encoding probable cytokinin riboside 5'-monophosphate phosphoribohydrolase LOGL9 isoform X3 gives MQGGGGGMEETAAAKNRRGGVGEGAIVEVEGPRFRRVCVFCGSSSGKRSSYRDAAVELGKELVARGMDLVYGGGSLGLMGEVSESVHKAGGHVIGVIPTTLMGKEITGVTVGEVVAVSGMHERKAAMGRNADAFIALPGGYGTLDELLEVIAWAQLGIHTKPVGLLNVEGYYDFLLAFIDKAVDDGFIRPAHRHIFVSAPDARDLVRKLEEYVAVEEDDPAAPKLRWEIEQVGYKATLHAGIAR, from the exons ATgcagggcggcggcggagggatgGAGGAGACAGCGGCGGCCAAGAACCGCAGGGGCGGTGTTGGTGAGGGCGCCATCGTGGAGGTGGAGGGGCCTCGGTTTCGGCGAGTGTGCGTGTTCTGCGGAAGCAGCTCCGGGAAGCGCAGCAGCTACCGCGACGCCGCCGTCGAGCTGGGCAAGGAGCTG GTTGCTCGTGGGATGGATCTGGTGTACGGCGGTGGCAGCCTGGGGCTCATGGGGGAGGTCTCCGAGTCCGTCCACAAGGCCGGCGGCCACGTCATCGG CGTCATACCCACCACTCTCATGGGCAAGGAG ATCACCGGGGTGACGGTgggggaggtggtggcggtgTCGGGGATGCACGAGCGGAAGGCGGCCATGGGGCGCAAcgccgacgccttcatcgcgctGCCCGGCGGCTACGGCACCCTGGACGAGCTGCTCGAGGTCATCGCCTGGGCGCAGCTCGGCATCCACACCAAGCCA GTGGGGCTGCTGAACGTGGAGGGGTACTACGACTTCCTGCTGGCCTTCATTgacaaggcggtggacgacggcttCATCCGGCCCGCCCACCGCCACATCTTCGTCAGCGCCCCCGACGCCCGGGACCTCGTACGCAAGCTCGAG GAGTACGTGGCGGTGGAGGAGGACGACCCGGCGGCGCCCAAGCTGCGGTGGGAGATCGAGCAGGTCGGCTACAAGGCCACACTCCACGCAGGGATCGCCCGCTGA